One region of Ktedonobacterales bacterium genomic DNA includes:
- a CDS encoding SPFH domain-containing protein, with the protein MALAQVISTLGPDGEEIMGPEILLWHYPRNDILNGALLTVESNHFCVLKSRGAILNVFETGQYPIATPQRPIFGSIQQAFYGGQSPWQYEALYINRAKLVVKTRGLALSREMAEMSYDVDYYIHVNTAQDAVRLVQHMPYRGHALTTAEVNVYAGPVVEQAINQVIQVTRLESVNEKIHDLTQVVFQHLQQFLAGYGIALDTVKVLIFPRDERMRSLIALKAFGLSEVDAVRYYTAMLMAQHGIISAPNMAIGQPFNISAGAPLLPGNAISAAPAAPKPSAAPAQPVAPKPAGS; encoded by the coding sequence ATGGCGCTAGCCCAGGTTATTTCTACCCTTGGCCCCGATGGTGAAGAGATTATGGGGCCAGAGATTTTGCTCTGGCATTATCCCCGCAACGACATCCTGAACGGGGCACTGCTCACGGTGGAGAGCAACCATTTCTGCGTCTTGAAGTCGCGCGGGGCCATTCTCAACGTCTTCGAGACGGGGCAGTACCCCATCGCTACGCCACAGCGGCCTATTTTCGGTTCGATCCAGCAGGCGTTTTACGGTGGTCAGAGTCCCTGGCAATACGAGGCGCTCTACATCAATCGGGCAAAACTGGTGGTGAAGACGAGAGGGCTGGCGCTCTCGCGTGAAATGGCCGAGATGAGCTATGATGTAGATTATTATATTCACGTCAACACGGCGCAGGATGCGGTGCGCCTGGTCCAGCACATGCCCTATCGAGGTCACGCGCTGACAACGGCTGAAGTGAACGTGTATGCCGGGCCGGTGGTTGAGCAGGCGATCAATCAGGTGATTCAGGTAACGCGGCTGGAATCGGTCAATGAAAAGATTCACGACCTGACGCAAGTTGTTTTCCAGCACCTTCAGCAGTTCCTGGCTGGCTATGGGATTGCGCTCGATACCGTCAAGGTGCTGATCTTCCCACGTGACGAGCGCATGCGCTCCCTGATTGCGCTGAAGGCGTTTGGGTTGAGCGAAGTTGACGCTGTGCGCTACTATACAGCGATGCTGATGGCGCAGCATGGCATCATCTCTGCGCCCAATATGGCAATTGGGCAGCCCTTCAATATCAGCGCGGGCGCGCCCCTACTGCCGGGGAATGCGATTTCTGCCGCTCCTGCCGCCCCGAAGCCGAGCGCCGCGCCTGCTCAGCCTGTGGCTCCTAAACCGGCTGGCTCCTAG
- a CDS encoding emopamil-binding family protein, with the protein MSESTQQTAALASSPEQAKRSARAPIPLSRRRLDLLFVAFFLVNLLFITYIVDIEQIIIPDPFHFQYPIWPPPPLVDMIHWWGRTYDPLLLARPPWWKATIWIDSLFFGPFYACAIYSYIKGKDWIRIPSIIWASVMMTNVIIILSEEIYGPHASPQLVMVILANLAWLVFPIAVIARMSRREHPFTEPAVGT; encoded by the coding sequence TTGTCAGAGTCAACCCAACAGACAGCGGCGCTCGCCAGTTCGCCGGAGCAAGCGAAGAGGAGCGCGCGCGCGCCAATCCCGCTGAGCCGTCGTCGGCTCGATCTTCTGTTTGTGGCTTTCTTCCTCGTGAATCTATTGTTTATTACCTATATTGTTGATATTGAACAGATCATTATCCCCGACCCGTTCCATTTCCAATATCCCATCTGGCCGCCTCCGCCGCTGGTTGATATGATTCACTGGTGGGGGCGCACGTATGATCCCCTGCTGCTGGCCCGGCCCCCCTGGTGGAAGGCTACCATCTGGATTGATTCGCTCTTCTTTGGCCCGTTCTACGCCTGCGCCATCTATTCGTATATCAAGGGCAAAGACTGGATACGCATCCCCAGCATCATCTGGGCATCGGTGATGATGACGAACGTGATCATCATTCTCTCCGAAGAGATATACGGCCCCCACGCCAGCCCCCAGCTTGTCATGGTTATCCTGGCGAATCTGGCCTGGCTCGTGTTCCCCATTGCCGTGATCGCGCGTATGAGCCGCCGCGAGCATCCCTTTACCGAGCCAGCCGTAGGAACATAA